Part of the Trueperaceae bacterium genome is shown below.
CCACGTTGCTGAAAATTGGCTTGCACCTGCAACTCTACGGATGTGAAGAATTTCTGTCAAGATTGGTTTTTCGACCCCTCTGTTAGAACATGGTCAGCATGAAGACGAGTCAGGAAGCGCACAGCGAGCCGAACCACGAAGCGGCGAGGGCGATAGTCGTCATGGGCGTCTCCGGCTCCGGCAAGTCCACGGTCGGACGCCTCCTCGCCCGGCGGCTGGAGTGGGAGTTCGCCGACGCGGATGTGTTCCACTCCGAAACCAACGTGGAGAAGATGCGCCGAGGCGTCCCGCTGGACGATGCCGACCGGCGCCCCTGGTTGCAGACGCTGGCCGAACTGCTGGCCGACAGACTCTCGCGCGGCCGCTCGATCGTCCTCGCCTGCTCG
Proteins encoded:
- a CDS encoding gluconokinase, with amino-acid sequence MKTSQEAHSEPNHEAARAIVVMGVSGSGKSTVGRLLARRLEWEFADADVFHSETNVEKMRRGVPLDDADRRPWLQTLAELLADRLSRGRSIVLACSALKGEYRDLLTGGSDRVSFVYLKGSRELILDRLRSRVGHYMKPDMLDSQFSALEEPTDAMILDVSRPPAELAEEVERRIRSGRALTGPG